From the genome of Vicia villosa cultivar HV-30 ecotype Madison, WI linkage group LG2, Vvil1.0, whole genome shotgun sequence, one region includes:
- the LOC131651965 gene encoding DExH-box ATP-dependent RNA helicase DExH12-like, giving the protein MAHLGGGAEAHARFKQYEYRANSSLVLTTDSRPRDTHEPTGEPESLYGRIDPKNFGDRVSHDRPPDLSEKLNAAKKKKKERERDPIDSVSSRRSKRRRLQEESVLTATDDGVYQPKTKETRAAYEAMLSVIQQQLGGQPLSIVSGAADEILAVLKNDTLKNLDKKKDIEKLLNPIPSSVFDQLVSIGKLITDFQEAGDAVNGSGGGDLDGGLDDDVGVAVEFEENEDDEDDESDLDVVQEEEEDDDDLAEASGSGGMQMGGGIDDEDMEEANEGMNLNVQDIDAYWLQRKISHAFEQLIDPQQCQKLAGEVLDILAEPDDREVENKLLFHLEFDKFSLIKFLLRNRLKIVWCTRLARAQDKEEREKIEEEMKESDLLQPILEQLHATRASAKERQKNLEKSIREEARRLKDDSVGDGDKERDRDRERSRRGVGDRDGESGWLKGQRQMLDLDNLTFAQGGLFMAKKKCDLPDGSYRHLSKGYEEIHVPALKAKPLDPNEKLLKISAMPDWAQPAFKGMTQLNRVQSKVYETALFKPDNLLLCAPTGAGKTNVAVLTILQQIARHRNPDDGSIDHNAYKIVYVAPMKALVAEVVGNLSNRLQDYNVKVRELSGDQSLTRQQIEETQIIVTTPEKWDIITRKSGDRTYTQLVKLLIIDEIHLLHDNRGPVIESIVARTVRQIETTKDYIRLVGLSATLPNYEDVALFLRVDLNKGLFYFDNSYRPVPLSQQYVGITVKKPLQRFQLMNDICYEKVMGVAGKHQVLIFVHSRKETAKTARAIRDAALANDTLGRFLKEDSASREILHTHTDLVKSSDLKDLLPYGFAIHHAGMTRTDRQLVEDLFADGHAQVLVSTATLAWGVNLPAHTVIIKGTQIYNPEKGAWTELSPLDVMQMLGRAGRPQYDSYGEGIIVTGHSELQYYLSLMNQQLPIESQFISKLADQLNAEIVLGTVQNAKEACHWIGYTYLYVRMLRNPTLYGLAPDVLTRDITLEERRADLIHTAATILDKNNLVKYDRKSGYFQVTDLGRIASYYYITHGTISTYNEHLKPTMGDIELCRLFSLSEEFKYVTVRQDEKMELAKLLDRVPIPIKESLEEPSAKINVLLQAYISQLKLEGLSMTSDMVFITQSAGRLLRALFEIVLKRGWAQLAEKALNLCKMVTKRMWSVQTPLRQFTGIPSDILTKLEKKDLAWERYYDLSSQEIGELIRAPKMGRTLHKFIHQFPKLNLAAHVQPITRTVLGVELTITPDFAWDDRIHGYVEPFWVIVEDNDGEYILHHEYFLLKKQYIEEDHTLNFTVPIYEPLPPQYFIRVVSDKWLGSQTVLPVSFRHLILPEKYPPPTELLDLQPLPVTALRNPSYEALYQDFKHFNPVQTQVFTVLYNSDDNVLVAAPTGSGKTICAEFAILRNHQKLPDSVMRVVYVAPIEALAKERYRDWEKKFGGGLKLKVVELTGETATDLKLLEKGQVIISTPEKWDALSRRWKQRKHVQQVSLFIIDELHLIGGQGGPILEVIVSRMRYIASQVENKIRIVALSTSLANAKDLGEWIGATSHGLFNFPPGVRPVPLEIHIQGVDIANFEARMQAMTKPTYTSIAQHAKNGKPAIVFVPTRKHVRLTAVDLITYSGADSGEKPFLLRSVEELEPFINKISDEMLKVTLREGVGYLHEGLNSLDHDIVSQLFEAGWIQVCVLSSSMCWGVTLSAHLVVVMGTQYYDGRENAQTDYPVTDLLQMMGHASRPLVDNSGKCVILCHAPRKEYYKKFLYEAFPVESHLHHFLHDNLNAEIVAGIIENKQDAVDYLTWTFMYRRLTQNPNYYNLQGVSHRHLSDHLSEMVENTLSDLEASKCVAIEDDMDLSPLNLGMIASYYYISYTTIERFSSSLTSKTKMKGLLEILSSASEYAHLPIRPGEEEVVRRLINHQRFSFENPKVTDPHVKANAVLQAHFSRQFVGGNLSLDQREVLLSANRLLQAMVDVISSNGWLSMALLAMEVSQMVTQGMWERDSMLLQLPHFTKDLAKKCQENPGRSIETVFDLLEMEDDERRELLNMTDSQLLDIARFCNRFPNIDLSYEIVDSDNVRAGDDVTLQVTLERDLEGKTEVGPVDAPRYPKAKEEGWWLVVGDTKTNMLLAIKRVSLQRKLKAKLEFTAPADAGKKSYVLYFMCDSYMGCDQEYGFTLDVKEADGGEDE; this is encoded by the exons ATGGCGCATCTCGGAGGCGGCGCTGAAGCGCACGCACGGTTCAAGCAGTACGAGTACAGAGCCAACTCCAGTTTAGTTCTAACCACCGATTCTCGTCCACGTGACACGCACGAGCCTACCGGAGAACCAGAGTCACTGTACGGAAGAATCGATCCGAAAAACTTCGGTGACCGTGTTTCCCACGACCGTCCACCGGACCTCAGCGAGAAACTCAATGCGgcgaagaaaaagaagaaggaaagaGAGAGGGATCCGATTGATTCGGTTTCTTCTCGTCGGAGCAAGCGCCGCCGTCTTCAGGAGGAGAGTGTGCTTACTGCCACGGACGACGGTGTTTATCAGCCGAAGACTAAGGAAACCCGTGCTGCTTATGAAGCTATGCTTAGTGTTATCCAGCAGCAACTTGGTGGTCAGCCGCTTAGTATTGTTAGCGGTGCGGCGGATGAGATTCTCGCGGTTTTGAAGAATGATACTCTTAAGAATCTAGATAAGAAGAAGGATATTGAGAAGCTTCTTAATCCTATACCTAGTAGTGTGTTTGATCAGCTTGTTTCGATTGGGAAGTTGATTACTGATTTCCAGGAGGCTGGAGATGCGGTTAATGGGTCGGGTGGTGGTGATTTGGATGGTGGTCTTGATGATGATGTGGGTGTTGCGGTGGAGTTTGaagagaatgaagatgatgaggATGATGAGAGTGATCTTGATGTGGTGCAGGAGGAagaagaggatgatgatgatcttGCTGAGGCTAGTGGTTCTGGTGGTATGCAAATGGGGGGTGgtattgatgatgaagatatggAGGAAGCTAATGAAGGGATGAATTTGAATGTGCAGGATATTGATGCTTATTGGCTACAGAGGAAGATTTCTCATGCTTTTGAACAGCTGATTGATCCGCAACAGTGTCAGAAGCTTGCTGGGGAAGTGTTGGATATTTTGGCTGAGCCTGATGATAGGGAAGTGGAGAACAAGCTGTTGTTTCACCTAGAGTTTGATAAGTTTAGCCTCATTAAGTTTTTGCTGAGGAACAGGCTGAAAATTGTGTGGTGTACTCGTTTGGCGAGGGCACAAGATAAGGAAGAGAGGGAAAAGATTGAAGAAGAGATGAAGGAATCTGATTTGTTGCAGCCAATTTTGGAGCAGTTGCATGCTACTAGGGCATCTGCTAAGGAGAGACAAAAGAACTTGGAGAAGAGTATAAGGGAAGAGGCTAGAAGGTTGAAAGATGATAGTGTTGGAGATGGAGACAAGGAGAGAGATAGGGATAGGGAGAGAAGCAGGAGGGGTGTTGGTGATAGAGATGGGGAGAGTGGTTGGTTGAAGGGTCAACGCCAAATGCTTGATTTGGATAACCTAACTTTTGCACAAGGTGGTCTTTTCATGGCAAAGAAAAAATGTGACCTTCCTGATGGGTCTTATAGGCATCTTAGCAAAGGTTATGAAGAAATTCATGTCCCTGCATTGAAGGCTAAGCCCCTCGATCCTAATGAGAAGCTGTTAAAGATTTCTGCTATGCCTGATTGGGCACAACCAGCCTTCAAAGGAATGACACAGTTAAATAGAGTTCAGAGCAAAGTCTATGAAACTGCTCTCTTTAAGCCTGATAATCTTTTGCTTTGTGCCCCAACTGGTGCAGGAAAAACCAATGTTGCTGTTCTAACTATCCTTCAGCAGATTGCACGACATAGGAATCCAGATGATGGTTCTATTGACCACAATGCTTATAAAATTGTTTATGTTGCACCAATGAAAGCTCTTGTGGCCGAGGTTGTTGGGAATTTGTCTAACCGGTTGCAGGATTATAATGTTAAGGTCAGAGAGCTCAGTGGAGATCAGTCGCTAACAAGGCAGCAGATAGAAGAGACTCAAATCATTGTGACAACTCCTGAGAAGTGGGATATTATCACACGGAAGTCGGGAGATCGAACTTACACACAGCTTGTGAAGCTCCTCATCATTGATGAGATTCATCTCCTTCATGATAACAGAGGGCCTGTTATTGAAAGTATTGTTGCTAGAACAGTTAGGCAGATTGAAACAACAAAGGATTATATTCGTTTGGTGGGATTGTCGGCTACTCTCCCTAATTATGAAGACGTGGCACTATTCTTGCGTGTTGATCTGAACAAGGGGTTGTTTTATTTCGATAACAGTTATAGACCTGTTCCTCTTTCTCAGCAGTATGTTGGAATCACAGTAAAGAAACCCCTTCAGAGATTCCAGTTGATGAACGATATCTGTTATGAAAAAGTTATGGGTGTAGCTGGAAAGCATCAGGTTCTTATCTTTGTACATTCAAGAAAAGAAACTGCTAAAACTGCTAGAGCCATTAGAGACGCCGCACTTGCAAATGATACTCTTGGTAGGTTCCTTAAAGAAGACAGTGCAAGTCGCGAAATCCTTCATACCCACACTGATCTTGTGAAGAGCAGTGACCTTAAAGACCTTCTGCCGTATGGTTTTGCTATTCATCATGCTGGTATGACAAGGACAGATCGTCAACTTGTTGAGGATCTGTTTGCTGATGGACATGCACAAGTTTTGGTATCCACTGCTACCCTTGCCTGGGGTGTGAATCTTCCTGCCCATACAGTGATAATTAAAGGGACACAGATTTACAATCCTGAAAAAGGGGCCTGGACTGAATTGAGTCCTCTAGATGTTATGCAGATGTTGGGTCGTGCTGGAAGGCCTCAATACGACTCTTATGGTGAGGGAATAATTGTTACTGGCCACAGTGAGTTGCAGTATTACCTCTCTCTCATGAACCAGCAACTTCCTATTGAGAGCCAGTTTATTTCCAAGCTGGCCGATCAGCTGAATGCAGAAATAGTTCTCGGTACAGTTCAAAATGCGAAGGAAGCTTGTCACTGGATTGGATACACTTACTTGTATGTCCGTATGTTGAGGAATCCCACTCTTTATGGTTTAGCACCAGACGTCCTAACCAGAGATATAACATTGGAGGAAAGGAGGGCTGATTTG ATTCATACGGCTGCAACCATCTTGGATAAAAATAATTTGGTGAAGTATGATAGGAAGAGTGGATATTTTCAGGTCACCGATTTGGGTCGAATTGCAAGTTACTACTATATTACTCACGGAACTATATCCACCTACAATGAACATTTGAAGCCTACTATGGGAGACATAGAGCTTTGTCGGTTGTTCTCCCTTAGTGAAGAATTCAAGTATGTAACAGTAAGGCAAGATGAGAAGATGGAGTTGGCAAAGCTTTTAGACCGTGTTCCCATTCCCATCAAGGAAAGTCTGGAAGAGCCAAGTGCCAAAATCAATGTTTTACTGCAAGCATACATTTCTCAATTAAAGCTTGAAGGGCTCTCAATGACATCTGATATGGTTTTTATAACTCAG AGTGCTGGACGCCTTTTGCGGGCTCTTTTTGAGATTGTCCTGAAACGTGGCTGGGCTCAACTGGCCGAGAAGGCTTTGAACTTATGCAAGATGGTGACCAAGAGGATGTGGAGTGTCCAAACTCCTCTTCGCCAGTTCACTGGAATTCCAAGTGATATATTAACAAAATTGGAGAAGAAGGATTTGGCTTGGGAAAGGTATTATGACCTATCTTCACAAGAGATAGGTGAACTGATTCGTGCACCGAAGATGGGTAGGACCCTTCATAAATTTATCCATCAATTCCCAAAGCTTAACCTTGCAGCACATGTGCAGCCAATTACTCGCACAGTTTTGGGGGTTGAGCTTACAATAACTCCTGATTTTGCATGGGATGATAGGATACATGGGTATGTTGAGCCGTTCTGGGTGATTGTTGAGGATAATGATGGTGAATATATCCTTCATCACGAGTATTTTTTGTTGAAAAAACAGTATATTGAGGAGGATCACACTTTGAATTTCACTGTGCCGATATACGAGCCTCTTCCTCCTCAATACTTTATCCGTGTTGTTTCTGATAAGTGGCTTGGATCCCAAACTGTTCTGCCTGTTTCTTTCCGGCATCTAATTTTACCTGAAAAATATCCTCCCCCTACTGAACTATTGGATCTTCAACCGCTTCCGGTTACTGCCTTGAGAAATCCATCTTATGAAGCTCTTTATCAGGATTTTAAACATTTCAATCCGGTACAAACACAAGTCTTCACAGTGCTGTATAATTCTGATGACAATGTCTTAGTTGCTGCTCCAACTGGGAGTGGCAAGACTATATGTGCTGAATTTGCCATTTTGAGGAATCATCAAAAGTTACCAGATAGTGTCATGCGTGTTGTTTATGTTGCACCCATTGAAGCTCTAGCCAAAGAACGGTACCGTGATTGGGAGAAGAAATTTGGGGGCGGACTCAAGTTGAAGGTAGTGGAGTTAACTGGAGAAACTGCGACTGATCTGAAACTGCTTGAGAAAGGTCAGGTTATTATTAGTACTCCAGAGAAATGGGATGCTTTATCCCGCCGTTGGAAACAGAGGAAACATGTTCAACAAGTTAGTCTTTTCATCATTGATGAGCTCCACTTAATTGGAGGTCAAGGAGGTCCTATTTTAGAGGTTATTGTTTCTCGGATGAGATATATTGCCAGTCAGGTTGAAAATAAGATTCGTATCGTGGCTTTGTCAACTTCACTTGCAAATGCAAAGGATTTGGGAGAATGGATTGGAGCTACCTCCCATGGCCTTTTCAATTTCCCACCCGGTGTTCGACCTGTGCCATTAGAAATTCACATCCAAGGTGTGGATATTGCTAATTTTGAGGCTAGGATGCAGGCAATGACCAAACCGACTTACACTTCTATTGCTCAACATGCCAAGAATGGGAAACCTGCTATTGTATTTGTACCCACAAGAAAGCATGTTCGACTGACAGCTGTGGATTTGATTACATACTCAGGTGCAGACAGTGGTGAGAAGCCTTTTTTGCTGCGGTCCGTAGAAGAACTTGAGCCTTTTATTAACAAGATTAGTGATGAAATGTTGAAAGTCACTTTACGTGAAGGTGTTGGCTACTTGCACGAGGGCTTAAACAGTCTTGATCATGACATTGTGTCGCAACTATTTGAAGCTGGTTGGATTCAGGTCTGTGTTTTAAGCAGTTCCATGTGCTGGGGAGTGACCTTGTCCGCTCATCTGGTAGTTGTGATGGGCACACAATACTATGATGGGCGAGAGAATGCTCAAACAGATTACCCTGTTACTGATCTGCTGCAAATGATGGGTCATGCCAGCCGGCCTTTGGTGGACAATTCTGGAAAGTGTGTCATCTTATGCCATGCACCACGTAAAGAGTACTACAAGAAGTTTTTGTATGAAGCATTCCCAGTTGAAAGCCATCTTCATCACTTCTTGCATGACAACTTAAATGCTGAAATTGTTGCTGGGATTATTGAAAACAAGCAAGATGCTGTAGATTATCTCACATGGACATTCATGTATAGGAGGCTCACCCAGAATCCTAACTATTACAATTTACAAGGAGTTAGCCACAGACATCTTTCTGACCACCTCTCAGAGATGGTGGAAAATACATTGAGCGATTTAGAAGCAAGCAAGTGTGTTGCTATTGAGGATGATATGGACCTTTCTCCTCTTAACCTTGGAATGATTGCTTCATATTATTACATCAGTTACACAACTATTGAAAGGTTTTCATCATCATTGacttcaaaaacaaaaatgaagggTTTGTTGGAGATTCTGTCATCTGCATCAGAGTATGCTCACCTTCCAATAAGACCCGGGGAAGAAGAGGTGGTTCGTAGGTTAATCAACCACCAAAGGTTTTCCTTTGAAAACCCAAAAGTCACAGATCCACATGTTAAAGCAAATGCTGTGCTGCAGGCGCATTTCTCTAGGCAATTTGTTGGCGGTAATCTATCATTGGACCAGAGGGAGGTGCTGCTTTCTGCAAACAGGCTGCTGCAGGCAATGGTGGATGTAATATCGAGCAATGGTTGGCTGAGCATGGCTCTTCTTGCTATGGAAGTAAGTCAAATGGTGACACAAGGAATGTGGGAGCGAGATTCTATGCTGCTACAGCTTCCACACTTCACAAAGGATTTGGCTAAGAAATGCCAGGAGAACCCAGGGAGGAGTATAGAAACTGTCTTTGATTTATTAGAGATGGAAGATGACGAGAGACGGGAATTGTTGAACATGACTGATTCTCAGCTTTTGGATATTGCCCGATTTTGCAATCGCTTTCCTAATATTGATTTGTCATATGAGATTGTGGACAGTGACAATGTGCGAGCTGGGGATGATGTAACACTTCAGGTCACTCTTGAGCGGGATCTTGAGGGTAAAACAGAAGTAGGACCTGTTGATGCTCCTAGGTATCCGAAAGccaaagaagaaggatggtggctTGTTGTTGGTGATACCAAAACCAACATGTTGCTTGCAATTAAACGCGTGTCGTTGCAGCGGAAGTTGAAAGCCAAACTGGAGTTTACTGCTCCTGCTGATGCTGGAAAGAAATCCTATGTCCTCTACTTCATGTGCGATTCTTACATGGGTTGTGATCAGGAGTATGGTTTCACCCTTGATGTTAAGGAAGCAGATGGCGGTGAAGATGAATAA
- the LOC131646722 gene encoding protein RKD5, translated as MDSSLTNLLLFNNTVQPELMRSVHVYRGECDGEETEVEREFVFSETAPYVEMQATPIFTLLKSFACREVSQGDKNGVWLCVFAFHACNSPQFSHIPSLLLVARNPKLHAIPNLLNDLQRIYKLNPKEEHSELQDDSTMDESKGNNNEYQPAKKVSLVFEQDLNYLPYEKDESELLDDGTDFESSSGFVGKKKRAPSYHVAKITLSDLVKYFDMPIAEASKKLNVGLTVLKKKCREFGIPRWPHRKIKSLESLIQNLQEEAKHQEMEDKAAAMAALRRQKMLESEKENIEKMPFMDIRTETKRFRQDIFKRRHRARVIEKQNSAVAST; from the exons ATGGATTCCTCGCTCACTAACCTCCTTCTCTTCAACAACACCGTTCAACCAG AGTTGATGAGAAGCGTGCATGTGTACCGCGGTGAATGTGACGGAGAAGAAACGGAAGTTGAACGAGAGTTTGTGTTTTCTGAAACTGCTCCCTATGTTGAAATGCAAGCTACTCCGATTTTCACATTGTTGAAATCTTTTGCGTGTCGAGAAGTTTCTCAAGGGGATAAGAATGGAGTTTGGCTTTGTGTTTTTGCTTTTCACGCTTGTAATTCGCCTCAATTTTCTCACATTCCATCTCTTTTGTTGGTTGCAAG AAATCCAAAGCTTCATGCTATTCCAAACTTGCTTAATGATCTCCAAAGGATATACAAGTTGAACCCAAAGGAGGAACACAGTGAACTACAAGACGACTCTACAATGGACGAATCGAAGGGAAACAACAATGAATACCAGCCAGCGAAAAAAGTCTCACTGGTGTTTGAACAAGATCTCAATTACCTTCCTTACGAAAAAGATGAGTCTGAGTTACTTGATGACGGGACAGATTTTGAAAGTTCTTCAG GTTTTGTAGGAAAGAAAAAGAGGGCACCAAGTTACCATGTAGCAAAAATTACTTTATCAGATTTAGTCAAGTACTTTGATATGCCAATTGCAGAAGCGTCAAAAAAACTAAATGTTGGCCTTACTGTTCTCAAAAAAAAGTGCAGAGAATTTGGTATTCCTCGCTGGCCTCATAGGAAGATCAAATCACTTGAGAGCCTCATTCAAAATCTTCAG GAGGAGGCAAAACATCAGGAAATGGAGGACAAAGCTGCAGCAATGGCAGCGTTAAGGAGGCAAAAGATGTTGGAAAGTGAAAAGGAAAACATAGAGAAGATGCCTTTCATGGATATACGAACTGAGACCAAGAGATTCAGACAAGATATTTTCAAGAGAAGACACAGAGCTAGAGTGATTGAAAAACAGAATTCCGCAGTAGCAAGTACTTAG
- the LOC131649918 gene encoding uncharacterized protein LOC131649918 has product MAQMMQGRQGQQPPTQVPVPQAATGPDFRAFFRMDPPEFVGGLDSLLAHDWLAGMEKVFQAIQCTEEEKVIFATQKMKGPALRWWNTASTYFTAQEIPKDWQHFKVAFLEKYFPNNVKTQKEREFQNFKQGNMSVSEYAEKFEDLADYSRQGVYAPDELWKID; this is encoded by the coding sequence ATGgctcaaatgatgcaaggcaGGCAGGGACAACAACCTCCTACTCAAGTTCCTGTTCCTCAAGCTGCAACTGGACCAGACTTTCGTGCCTTCTTCAGGATGGATCCTCCAGAGTTTGTTGGCGGACTTGATTCTCTATTGGCTCATGATTGGTTAGCTGGTATGGAAAAAGTGTTTCAAGCTATTCAGTGTACTGAAGAAGAAAAGGTGATATTTGCTACTCAGAAGATGAAGGGAccagctcttaggtggtggaacactgcatCTACTTATTTCACCGCACAAGAGATTCCTAAGGATTGGCAACATTTCAAAGTAGCATTCTTGGAGAAGTATTTCCCTAACAATGTAAAGACTCAGAAGGAGCGAGAATTCCAGAACTTCAAGCAAGGCAACATGTCTGTTTCAGAATATGCGGAGAAGTTCGAGGACTTAGCTGATTATTCCCGACAAGGTGTTTATGCTCCGgatgaactatggaagattgaCTAG